Proteins found in one Elusimicrobiota bacterium genomic segment:
- the neuB gene encoding N-acetylneuraminate synthase, whose product MRIAGRTIGAGHPCFIIAEAGVNHNGSLETAKKLIDIAADAGADAVKFQTFKAEESVTASAPMAAYQKRNDPAAASFLSMLKKLELSGDEFLELMAHAKARGILCFSKPAWIGAVDELEAAGVPVYKIGSGDVTFHSLLRRVARTGKPVILSTGMATIPEIREALQVLKDGGAGELAVLHCVTSYPVEPKEANLRAISTMLKEFDCPVGYSDHTTGLEAPLASVALGACIVEKHFTLDRTMPGPDHKASLEPGELAAMVRGIRAVEAALGHGRKEPSPCELENMRVVRKSLVAARAIRRGETLADADLGFKRPGTGLPEKSRPYFVGKKAVRDIAPDELMREDMAE is encoded by the coding sequence ATGCGCATCGCCGGAAGAACGATCGGGGCGGGACACCCCTGCTTCATCATCGCCGAGGCCGGGGTCAACCACAACGGGAGCCTCGAGACGGCCAAGAAGCTGATCGACATCGCCGCCGACGCCGGCGCCGACGCGGTCAAGTTCCAGACCTTCAAGGCCGAGGAGTCGGTGACCGCCTCGGCCCCGATGGCGGCGTATCAAAAGAGGAACGACCCCGCCGCCGCCTCCTTCCTGTCGATGCTCAAGAAGCTCGAGCTATCCGGGGACGAGTTCCTGGAGCTGATGGCCCACGCGAAGGCGCGCGGCATCCTGTGCTTCTCGAAGCCCGCGTGGATCGGCGCCGTGGACGAGCTCGAGGCGGCCGGGGTGCCGGTGTACAAGATCGGCTCCGGCGACGTCACCTTCCACTCCCTCTTGAGGCGCGTCGCGCGCACCGGCAAGCCCGTCATCCTGTCCACGGGCATGGCGACCATCCCCGAGATCCGCGAGGCCCTGCAGGTGCTCAAGGACGGCGGCGCCGGGGAGCTGGCGGTCCTGCACTGCGTGACCTCCTACCCCGTCGAGCCGAAGGAGGCCAACCTCCGGGCGATCTCGACCATGCTCAAGGAGTTCGACTGCCCGGTCGGCTACTCCGACCACACGACGGGCCTGGAGGCGCCGCTGGCCTCGGTGGCTCTCGGCGCCTGCATCGTCGAGAAGCACTTCACGCTCGACCGGACGATGCCGGGCCCCGACCACAAGGCCTCGCTCGAGCCCGGGGAGCTGGCGGCGATGGTGCGCGGCATCCGCGCGGTGGAGGCGGCGCTGGGCCACGGCCGCAAGGAGCCGTCGCCGTGCGAGCTCGAGAACATGCGCGTCGTGCGCAAGAGCCTCGTCGCCGCGCGCGCCATCCGCCGCGGCGAGACCCTCGCCGACGCGGACCTGGGCTTCAAGCGCCCCGGCACGGGCCTGCCGGAGAAGAGCCGCCCCTATTTCGTCGGGAAGAAGGCCGTCCGGGACATCGCCCCTGACGAACTGATGCGGGAGGACATGGCCGAGTGA